Proteins encoded by one window of Leopardus geoffroyi isolate Oge1 chromosome X, O.geoffroyi_Oge1_pat1.0, whole genome shotgun sequence:
- the P2RY8 gene encoding P2Y purinoceptor 8, which produces MDMNVTSPDNATILMLRDPTIAVVLPVVYSLVALVSIPGNLFSLWVLCCHIGPTSPSVIFMINLSVTDLMLASVLPFQIYYHCNGNHWVFGELLCNAVTVAFYANMYSSILTMTCISVERFLGVVYPLASVRWRRRRYAVAACAGLWLLLLAALSPLARTDLTYTVEALGIVTCFDVLKSTMLPSVAMWAMFLFTLFIVLFLIPFLVTVACYTATILTLLRTSDPHSRGQRRRAVALAAVVLLAFVTCFAPNNFVLLVHVVNRLFLGRTYYHVYKLTLCLSCLNNCLDPFVYYFASREFQLRLRLYLGYGRLPAGCRHARSDSVFSARTLSARSMSSGHDGLEEAGRPSLRRQESVF; this is translated from the coding sequence ATGGACATGAACGTGACCAGCCCGGACAACGCCACGATCCTCATGCTGCGGGACCCGACCATCGCCGTGGTCCTGCCCGTGGTCTACTCGCTGGTGGCGCTGGTCAGCATCCCCGGAAACCTGTTCTCGCTCTGGGTGCTGTGCTGCCACATCGGGCCCACGTCCCCGTCCGTCATCTTCATGATCAACCTGAGCGTCACGGACCTGATGCTGGCCAGCGTGCTGCCCTTCCAGATCTATTATCACTGCAACGGCAACCACTGGGTGTTCGGCGAGCTGCTGTGCAACGCCGTCACCGTGGCCTTCTACGCCAACATGTACTCGTCCATCCTGACCATGACGTGCATCAGCGTGGAGCGCTTCCTGGGCGTGGTGTACCCGCTGGCGTCCGTGCGCTGGCGCCGGCGCCGCTACGCCGTGGCCGCGTGCGCCgggctgtggctgctgctgctggccgCCCTGTCCCCGCTGGCGCGCACCGACCTCACCTACACCGTCGAGGCGCTGGGCATCGTCACCTGCTTCGACGTGCTCAAGTCCACCATGCTGCCCAGCGTGGCCATGTGGGCCATGTTCCTCTTCACGCTGTTCATCGTGCTGTTCCTCATCCCCTTCCTGGTCACCGTGGCCTGCTACACGGCCACCATTCTCACGCTGCTGCGCACCAGCGACCCGCACAGCCGGGGGCAGCGGCGCCGCGCCGTGGCGCTGGCCGCCGTGGTGCTGCTGGCCTTCGTCACCTGCTTCGCGCCCAACAACTTCGTGCTGCTGGTGCACGTGGTCAACCGCCTGTTCCTGGGCAGGACGTACTACCACGTGTACAAGCTGACCCTGTGCCTCAGCTGCCTCAACAACTGCCTGGACCCCTTCGTGTACTACTTCGCGTCCCGCGAGTTCCAGCTGCGCCTGCGGCTCTACTTGGGCTACGGGCGCCTCCCCGCCGGCTGCCGCCACGCGCGCTCGGACAGCGTGTTCTCCGCCCGGACGCTGTCGGCGCGCTCCATGTCCAGCGGCCACGAcgggctggaggaggcagggaggccctcGCTCAGGAGGCAGGAGAGCGTGTTCTGA